From Phoenix dactylifera cultivar Barhee BC4 unplaced genomic scaffold, palm_55x_up_171113_PBpolish2nd_filt_p 000873F, whole genome shotgun sequence:
CTGAGATAACGACCTAGCTTCTGGGCATCTATTCTTACATGAGTCGGGATATATGTCCTCGAATCTTTTCCTCTGTATCATAATTTTAGCTACTCTCCTTCTATCAAATAAAGATATCCTTTCGAAAAGGTAAATTTAATATGTGAATTGGTAATAAGATAAATTTAATCAGATTAGGAGATCATAAATATccatatttcctttttctttttttttttgctaaggcgaaaaggagggggggaggGGAGAACCCCACCCACGTAGCAGTCCCCACTAGGCAACCTTCCACTAGGAAATGTTTGATGCCGgtagaaattttctcataccctctccaacccctaggttatcccaTGTGTGAGTACGTTACCCCAACTCCACCTCAGTGCCAGCTGGACCAAATAGCGGTCCCATCGAGCGTGTCCAGGCGGAGGGCATCCGGTCCCtacatttaatcgacgtccgcgTGTTTCGAACCTGAACCGCGCTGGTGGAAACAAAGCCCCGTTCCAACCGTGCTACCACCTTGGCGGccatatttccttttttttttttactgaaacaAAAGGAGGGGAGAGGAGAATTAACCCCACCCACGTAGTAGCCCCCACTAGGCTCCCTTCCACCAGGGAATGTCCGATGTAGGTAGAAAGTTTCTCACACCCTCCCCACCAGCACGGGCGAGCCcgcgtgtgagtacgtcaccccagcacCACCTCAGTATCAGAGAACCAGTAGCACCCCCAATGAGCAAACCAGATggggggcatccggtccccgcatttaatcgacgcctgcGCGTTTCAAACCTGAATCACTTCGCTGGAAACAAAGCCTCGTTCCAACTGTGCTACCACCTTGGCAGTGCGGCCATATTTCCTTTCAAAAAGAGAGCCACAAtgttgcagaagtacttttatACAAAGGTAACGGGGATCATTTGCTCCTTTACCTTCTTTAGCTCATGTCTAAAATAATGGCTGCTTTTGTCATTATAACAGCCACAATAATGgttataatgattttttttgaaagtgcAGTACATGTACTACAAGTTCTAGTCTTCTTATAGGTCAACTATATTACCCTTGGGGAAATAGTGGAGCTTGGAATTTTCTCAAAAAACAAGAAGCAATGTTTGATGATTGTGCAAGCTCTTGGTGTCCATTCCTGGTGAAGAAGATTGCATGTTTTGGGCTCAAAACTAGACCAAAATGGTGCAGGCTGGGTTGGAACTCAAATCTCCTGAAGCTTGCAAGGATGTTGCAAGAAATATCCATTTCAATTCAGTGCAATGCAGATCTTGTGTCTAAGTACGATGTCGACCTAGTGCTAAGTCCGATGCTTGAGCCACTGAGACTTGAGTTTGTCCCAAATTCTAATCCCCTTTTTAGTTGGGAACAGAACTCTAATCCTGTTTGCTCGACAAGTTCTTTGTGTGGTCTATTATTGCCCAAGACATGTAGTATTGCACATATATAGCTGAGTCATCTGAAAAGAATTCTGCAATTAAATACCTAGCAGAAATATAGAATGAACCAGGTGCAAACACATTGATAAATCAACTGCAGCTCAATAGTTAGGATTGTTCTGGAGATTCAGTTCAATAAACTCGCTGCTTTCCTCCTTGAATCATGCTGCAAGTCCATTTTAAGTTCAAATCCAGATAACAGATCTGATATAGCACCCAGTTATCGACAATTTGCCAAAAGAAGAGAATGTCGGCATGAGCATCACCATACATATACATAGTTATTGATTCTCCTAACAAGACATCtaacatatggaaaatttcagagTCGAAGAAATCCAAGCCAGGGATGAATTGCCCAGGAAACACCAGACAGACATCGATCGCCAACATAACTGAGAAGTGAGACCTGCTGCTGAGACGCTGCTATGAATTACGCTGTCCCCCGCCTTTTATGATTCCCCCAACAAGGGGATGCAAGTTGGTGGAGAAGTTGAGATGATGATCCTGATGCTGGAATAAACCTCCATTAATGCTGGACACGGTTGTAACGTTGTAGCAAGTAGGTGAGCCTGTTGCACCCGTCGTGCCATTTCGCATGAGGAGGATTTCAGATCCCGGGAGGCTCCCCTCTCCACCTCCACTCAGTTGCAGCAGAGAGGACCTGGTGGCATTCTTGACTGCTGCTGGAGCTGCTTTGGTGTTTAAGAATCGCCCACCTGAACCCCTTGCTCTTTTCATAGCATTGCAGATGCTGAGACTCATGAAGGAATGGTTGAACAAGACATGCAGCAGCAGATTGTTGGAAAAGTCAAGTTAAAAAATTGTAGCATATAATAATATGCAAGGAAAATAGAAAACCAGCAGCCCTTCACATACAAAAGGGACAATGCAACTATACAATGCTTCAAAACAGACTTTATGCTACTGCAAAGAGGTATCATGGCACAAGCAAAATTTCAGTGCCTTGAGAGAAACTCATTGAAGTTTATCTCAAATTACATAGCACTTAACCTCTCGAACCTCTCagagcgcaaaaaaaaaaaaaaaagaagttggaAATGACATTATGAAGACCAGAGGATAGGACCAGCAAATGTATAATAAGCTACCTTTCAACCTTTGATGAGTTTATTCTGAGCCTCTAACTTGGCATGCAGTTGCCTCTGTTGCAGTATTCCAGGATATTGTTTTGCATTGACATAAACTGATTAGGGATGCTAGGATGACAGAAACCTTgcctctaaattttttttaaaaaaaataacgatAAAGAGGAATCGGCAGAATGAAAACAGTGCCAGAAGAATGAAACAAAATCCACaaataaagagtttataagtaCAAGTATGCACAGTCAAAGATGAGCAACTATTTTAAGTTATTGCAGCCATGTCCATTGGTCATCACACCAAAAATGCACCGATGAAACAGAACCATAGTTTGAATTGCAGATGAATGTACACATACAAGCACGCATTGACCAAAGTTTGGATTGCAAATGAAGAAACTTGCTTATGCACACGCATGCACACGCGTatagtatgcatgtatatatagtTGACGATAAATAATTAACTTTGTATAAACAGTAAAGGATGATTTTAGTTCCTTTCAAAGCACATATAAGAGAGACCACTGAGTGCCTTGCAAGCAAGAGGTTTTCCTTTAGACATGATTTAAGGGAACAAGTCTCAGATAATGAGCAAAATTAACGCCATCATAAAATTGAATAGGTAGCCATCATTAATTAATTGACGCCTTCATAAGAAAGGCAACAGACTATATTGATTGTTATTTTGGAAATCTGGGCAAAATTTTAAATACCGCAGGACCTCTAATATTTCAAATATTCATGGACTGGAAATAAAATCTCAGTACTTGTTTTTTCAGTATGTTCTTTTATTTAAAACTGAAAATTTAGATGCTACTTGTTACCTTATCCCAAACAAACATGTGGCATCAATATCCTGTGAAGATGTAAACAAATTCCTATACTCTTCACGCGAGAacaaagaaattttcagaagacTGTTACAACGTATAACAGAAACTCAATGGTCCCAAGCATACACAATTCAAACAGGATTAAAAGGACAATTGAGAAAAAAAGCAAATCACCATGCCTAGCATGAGCATGAAAATGATCATACCATGACAATGTACATAACAAAATTTCAAAAGTAGTCGTAAATCCAGGGCAGTATCACCTTCATGAAGAACCAAACACTATTGATTAGAATAGTTAATAGAAGGAACTTGAAACATAaattccctttttcttcttgccaGGACTGTGACATGCTTTAAGAAATGTTATAAAAAACAAATAACCTTTTCTGCTCATGCTGTCTCCCCCACTCAACTTCTGCTCTTTATCACAAACAAAGATCCAGCAGTGGGCAGTAGACATATATGACGTAAGAAAGATGTGTCTAAGAGAAAGTATGGCAAGAAACAAAAATTTGTTCAAGAATACTAACCAAAGCATGTGAACCAAAAGCAGACAGAATCCCTCCATAGTATGGATCTGTATAAGGGTATGGAACGCAAGACTGCAACAGAAATAACAAAATACCAAACAGATAAATATATGCAGATATATTCAATTGCACAAACATGTGAAAAAAAAGACATTTGAAAGTCAAAATAATCAATTTTAAGTTCCACAAAAATTATGTGAACTCAAAATAGACTGGCTAAGATCAATTTTTTGAGGAAGGACAGCTGCTCCCAGAGTTAAAACTGGCTTCATATGACCTTCAACCTGCTTCTCAGAAGTTTAATTATCACCTGCATGAAAGTACAGTAACACCATCAGAGGCTTGTGCACAGGAGAGAAAGGTGAATCAGCAAGCTCGATAAATACAGATTACAGAATATTATTTTCCTGTCAAACATCATACCCCCAAAAAGCTTCTGAATCATCTCAACTCAATCATGATTCAGAATTATACGGCagagagagaagtcactacatTGATCACAACAACTCAATTTTGcaaatttaaaaactttagatCCTGAATGCAGGATATATCTAATGTGTCTACAAAAGCAAAATGCAAAACGCATGCTTCCCTAGACAGTGCTACCACCTTACAAACAGAGAATATTACTCACCTAGAAAACAAGTTCCATCTTTTGGCCATTAACATAACTGTACCTGAAaatcaaaagcttgaaccatCAAAACTACTATACAACTTAACCTGTATATGCCTTATACCATCTCGCCCCTTGGAATGGCCACTAAATTAAAGCTGGAAATATACTGGTTCCCAAAAGTAAAATTTACAAACAAAATCACAAGAAAATGAGGATTCATTGATTGGCTAAGCAAAACACCTGAAATGTAGAGAAACTTGAAAAACAAATATAACAACCTGTATGCCTTATGCCATCTCTCACCTTGGAATGGCCAATAAATTAAAGCTGGAAATATACTGGTTCTCAAAAGTAAAATTTACAAACAAAATCGCAAGAAAATGAGGATTCTGTGATTGGCTAACCGGCTAAGCACATAACCTGAAATGTAGAGAACCTTGCAATTAAAACAAATATAACTAAAACCAATTGGGGCATAGCCAGAGCTGCTACTTCCTTCTTCATTTGGAGGTCCTAGATTTAAATCTTGTTGTTGAAGTGTTCCAGGATTTTCATCTATTGCATGTCAAATGATGCAGAGGGCTTTTGTCCCGCGGAAACTGAGTTCAATCGGTCAATTTTCAAAAAAGCAGGTGACCTGGAACCAAGTTGGCAGGAGGAAAATCCTAGAAAATAGTACTTAAAAAAGATATTTGAACACTAAACCTCCCATACAGTCACAGGACTCTCAACCACCAAGACACAAATTAAtgctattttgttttttttttttttggataaggaAAGCTATTTTGTTGTGATGGTATATTGTACTTAATTATAAAAACATTTCAATATGACTAAATGCTGTTGATTCAACTAGGTTGTGATTTAATAAACAATTCTTTCTATCAAAAGGAAAATAACCAATTCTTTTTCACCTTTTGGATATTTTCAGAACTTCACTATAGATTGTAGGGCTTGGTGCCCAAGTGGACCAAGGACCCTTGTATTTAACCTTCAAGCCTTAATGGCTGAATATTTGCATGGATAAGCTGTGCAGACTAAAGCATGAATGGACGCAGGCTGAAGCCTCCCATTCTCTATCCTTATTAAAGATAAAAGGTATATTGCAACAAGTATCTAGGTATATTTGCATGCGAAACTTGAAGTTCAAACTTAATGGTGATCAAGGAATTCGGGCAggcagaggaagaggagaggggctgcGAATCGTCCACCTAGGTTTCTCCAATTGCTGTTGCTTTCCCATCCCCCTCGTCCACCCAGTGGAGAAAGGTGGCCTCGTTGTTctccggcggcggcgggggtGGCGGCTCCTCCCCGATCGGGTAGAGGGTGCGTACGTTCGGGAGCTCGTCTTCTTTGGGCGGGAGGTTTTGTTCTGTGGGTGCGGAGGCGCCGCCATATCCGTCGACCGCGAGCACATCGCCTTGCGCGCCACCACCGCAGCTGACATCTCGGTGAAGAACCCGCCTCACTCCGCTTCGGGAAGAGCGTTCCGTTCGCTCGTTAGACTGGgcggcttctttcttttttttccccccttGCGCTCAAGTAGCCACGTGGTGAAAAATAATTGGCCTAGTCCCCACGTCACAATAAGAAAGCCCAAAAGAAAGTGCACCTACTATGGGTCGTTTCTGCCCCGTCACCATTACGTTCGCCTATGGAGACAGTGAGCAAGGCGACAGTGACCTCCAGTTGCCGGTAGCCAACCGTACGGAATCTCTAATTGTTTCTCGCTTTCCTCCGCCAATCATTTAGTTCAGCCACTGACACGTGTCAATAGGTCGGCAAGAATAAAAGGCGAAAGAAACCCATTCTACACCCAGTAAAATCATCCGATTCCGCTGCTTTCCCTCGCTCGTTTTGTCGTACTCCTTTTATCGAACAGCCCTATCCATTTcggccctccccccccccccctccttccaCTCCATGAAACCCTAAGGTCCCCGCCGGAGATCGACGGGTGAGATCCGTCCACCTGTCCCCGGCGACATGGACGCCGGAGTCGggtcctcctccctcttcctctctctcctcctgatCTCCTCGAAACCCTAATACGTAATTCTTAGGGTTGGGGTTAGGGTTTCGTAATTTCTAGTAGAGATGAAGGAGAGGCCGTAGACATAGGTAAAAAGGGAGAGCTTGAGGGCTTCAAGGGGGCGACGCCGACGCCGGTGGAGGAGGGGGAGGCGTCGGCGGAGCTCCACCTCCCGGCGGAAGTCGATTGGGAGATGCTGGACAAGTCGCGGTTCTTCCTCCTCGGCGCCGTCCTCTTCTCCGCCGTATCCGCCGCCCTCTACCCGGCGGTGGTGCTCAAGACCCGCCTCCAGGTCTCCCACCCCCTGCCCCCCTCCGCctgcgccgccgccgccttcaTTCTCCGCCACGAGGGCCTCCATGCCTTCTACCGCGGCTTCGCCACCTCCCTCGCCGGCACCATCCCCGCCCGCGCCCTCTACATGGCTGCCCTCGAGGTCACCAAGAGTGCAGTCGGCTCCGCCCGCCTTCAGCCTCGGCCTCCCCGAGCCGGCTGCCTCCGCAGCTGCCGGCGCTGCCGCCGGCCTTagcgccgccgtcgccgcccaGGTGGTTCTGGGACCCCAGTCGACGTCATCAGCCAGCGACTCATGGTCCAAGGCTGCCATCTCCAAGGCCCCAAATACCTCGGCGGACTTGATGTCTTCAGAAAAATCCTATCTTGTGACGGAATTCGAGGTCTCTACCGGGGCTTTGGCATGTCCATCCTCACCTATGCCCCCTCCAATGCCATGTGGTGGGCTTCCTATTATCTGTCCCAAAGGATCATATGGGGTGGATTGGGGTACTACTACTTCAGCCGCCAAGAGGAGAAGGGAGCAATGGTGGCGGCGGCGAGATGATAAGGCCGGGGTATGGGCCGGTGGTGGTGGTGCAGGGGGTGAGCGCAGCCATGGCAGGGGAGCGGCGGCGGTGGTGACGATGCCGTTGGACACCATCAAGACGAGGATGCAGGTGATGGAGGGGCGGATGACGATCGGGCGAACGGTGAGGACCCTCATGAGGGAAGGAGGGTGGGGTGCATGCTACCGGGGCCTGGGGCCGAGGTGGGCCTCGATGTCGGTGTCAGCCACCACCATGATCACCACCTACGAGTTCCTGAAGCGGCTTTCTGCAAAGAGGCAGGACGGCTTGGCCACATGACACGAGGTATATAGAAAAAATTTGCCTTTTCCTCCACTTCTTATGAATAGTTTCTTCTTTATCTTGTACACATTGACCTTTTCTCTttcaaagaaggaaagagagatgtGTGTAGAGAGAGCTTGGGTTGAGTTGTTGTAAAGAATGGTGTTTTTACCATGTAGATCTAATTCAATTCAGTTCATGGGGTTTTGTTTTTTATtgcccttttttgttttttaaacgAGTAATTCGATGATTTGGAATGTAAGGTTGGATGGAGAATTAGTAATGCCAAAGAGATATCTTTCAATCGAAACACTCAACACAGTCTACTACTACTTCTCATTCGAATTCCCGCTTCCCAACAGCACCCTAATGAAAAAATTAACTGTGTAATTCCAAAAGCTGTAACAAAGTCTATTAGTTGAATGATATACAATGGAaaccttctttctttcattaGGGTTCGTTTGATTGTACATAAAGGAATTACAGAAAAGACATGAAGTTTTTATTGCTCCTATTTCTAAGTTCTTCTATGCAATAAAGTATAAAATTATtggaaaaaaagttaaaaatagtaaaaatctCTTAAGCTGCTGGCATAAAATTTCTGTTTTTATCATGCTTTACCAATCACTTGAAAATTTTACCTGCTGAAATTCCCTTCAACATGAAAGATTTGTGGAGGTCCAGAGAGGATGTGATTAAGCTTGCCCATTGCAAAAGAATTTCTCTGTTTCTGTTGAATGGACCTCAGCAACATTACACTCCTGTTGTTTGGTTCAGAGTTATGCTTGCATTGTGAAATTGTTTGGTTCAGAGTTATGCTTTATGGTGAAATATTTAAGTGATCCAAAATGTTCTTTATGATATACATTATTCAGATTCTCTACAAAAAGCTAAGACTTCAAGTGTTTTGTAGACTTGTTGCTTGTGTATTAAATAGTGACAAAACAATGGAATTTTAACAATATGGCTAATGACTTAATTTTGTCCATGATTCCATGGTTGGTTTTTCAACAATATGACTAACGACTTAATTTTGTCCATAATTCCTTGGTTGGAAAACATGTCAATTGCTTGAACTTTTGGTcataaatatatgtattaatgCCCTAAAATACATGAGACATGATGGATGGTGAATAAGATTTGATCACTTTCCATGCATATTGATAAGGTATTTATTACTTGAGTTCATTAAATCTTGTCCCCTGTGTCGTTTTAACTTTTCTTACCATATTGAATGCTTTAAAAAGGCTTTTCTTGTTATCTGTTTCAGTACCTGTATAATGATGAACCCTAGACCTGTTACAAGTGGGTAGTATAATTGTTCAACCTATATCTAATAGATATTTGTAGATGTTTTCCCGAATGCTGTGTAGAGAATGCTTATGTGGTGTTAGGTTGTGATTGAGATTCTTGATGTGGTATCGTAATTAAgtgaaaaaagaaatataaatagATGCCTTAAGATTCTCAAAATCTCATTCGTACCATGCAATATATTTCATTATATATTTGACTGAAAGGTTAGCCATCCATTTGATAACGGATAAGTTCGATTAGGTACTTTATTGATGAGCTACTTAGTAGTTGGACTTGTTTGTTAAAAAGATTCATTATAAATGCTCAATCTGTTTCCTTTATTGATGCCTAAAACATGACAGCAAAATGTATGATAAAAGTCAGAAGACCCTGCGGCCAGCACATtcgcaaaatatttttttaaaggaaattttttttgaggGCATTGTTGCACACATCAAACATCTAAATATTGAACAGTATTTTGGAATAATAAAGTGGCATTGGCATCACACAATTACTGGTGCATCAAGTCTAATATAATGATATGTCTAATCCATGTTTACGGTCACATTCAGGACTGTGGTATGTGAGCACTGTGAATTTTTACAGGAAGGGTTTGAAACCATTGCCTTTCGTTTTTAGAAAATAAAGGTACTTGTTTTTCTAGTGTTATCCAACCATCATAGATAGTTCAAGTAGTGGGCTTATATATAATGGTCACTATGGGTGTTGCTGAACATAATAATTGTTATCTTATATTAGCATGCTTAATCTTAATGATATGGCCTAAGATTATCTCAGGAGCTAAACATGAGTACCGCCTTTCTTGTTAGGTAAAGCTGATGATCCACATGATCTCTCTGCTGATGCTTTTGTGTGTTGGGGTCCATATAACGATTGGTTGTTGCTCTGTTACCAATGTATTTGCATGCAACTGCGACATGGTGATGGCCAATGATATCCATAGATTAGGATATAATGTAATGGATGATTGGCTTTCGGTGAGATCTAGATCAGTCTCTAGCTTGGGAACCCTTGGATGCTTCTGGGATTGGGATGTCAGAAATTTGGTAGGCTTTTGTGTAAATGATTAACATGTGGGGCAGGAAGTTTGTTAGGGCTTATAATGATTGATAGTGATTGATAGTGAAAGCTTGCTGAGAACAATGTCCATAGCAGGATGCTAATTCAATATTTTGGTTGATTGATGTATTAGGTTTAGCTTCCATTGTCATGTAGGAATCATAATCTTTGGCATTCATTTTGTTGCTTTTTGTATTCTTTGAGACAAGATATGAATGGAAGATCACAGCTAGCTTAATTAGCACTTTTTGATGGTTGTACTGAAGACTTGGGATCTAATGTTGCCTTCATCAAGGGTAGGGAAGTCTGCAGATATAGGAGGGATATCACCATTCCATAGCTTGAAGTTCTTATAGGCCTCCTGTATATAACGAGAATAAGAGAAATTTCTTACTGGTTTCATTGATGTTATGCGCTTCATTAGTTTCACTAGTTTAATTCAATGGGTATTGTAGTTATGTGGATGAAGTATTAATGAATGTGACTGCTGTTGTGACCTCATCATGCGACACTTGTTGACCTTGTTAGGCCTTGATGATTGGAGAATTCCCATGTTAGCAAACTTAATGTGGAGAACAATTATCTTATATTAATTATAAAGACATGATCTTATGAGGTGGTTAGTTATTCTGTACTAATTTATGGTCAATATAATGGACTAATTTTCTGGGCCATTGATTTTGCATGTTGATGATAACTTCGAATGCCAAATATTGATGTCAACTAGCATCATAAACATATAAAATTGATGGAAATAACAAATAAGAAAACAGATGAAAATATACAACAAACTAATGTAGGGGACAAGTCTCATCATGTTGATTCGGGTCAGTCCTACGCTATTAGTTCATATCTAATTTCAAGTTCTCAAATGCCTTGATGACTACCTCTTCCTTCATCTTTCCCATGATggattttgaaaattaaaatctattatcttttatcttatttttaaaTAGTGATTCAAAATGTAAGTGTTCAGTATTTTATGATTCTTTTTGCATTTTCTGTTGAATGGGAACATCCGTCTACTGTGCCCTTGTAATGGAGGAGCCATCTCTTGTGTAATAGGTATGTAAAGGACAAATATAGTACATTTACTAGATTGCTCCctctttaaagaaaaaaataccatGGTTTGAAAAAAACAGCTATCttttctctatctcaatatctatTAAATGAGTATGGGAGAGGCACTCTGTCCTCAatttgagagaaaaaaataaagaaatggtGAAAAAAAAGGCATTCCTCCATCTCAAATCTGAACTCCTCCATTTTTTTTCACTTGatataaaaaattcaaataaaataaatacgaaatagaagaaaaacagtCCCTCCAATTCAAACCCCAGCTTCTTTTTAATGGAGGGTTAAATCCTACCAACTGTGACTACCATAGCACCTCCCAAAAAGATATGACCGGTGGCCATATCTTGACCTTTTTCAGATTTCGAGTCATCTCGTCCTTCAACTTCTGGTTCCCAATCAAAAGTCGTAGTTCCATGAGGTGACGAGGGCAAGGATGGATATCTCTGGCCGCCACCAtcattcaaaaaattaaaaaaaaaaaaaaaaaaaaaaacagagataaGCCCACGAGTTAAACCACAATAAATGTTGCGAAAGAGCACacatgaaatttttatttttcttttttttgtcccAAGAGCTTCACTAAAATCTTCCTATAGTCAAAAAGGAGAACCAGCCACTACGCTCCCTCGCCCTGCATGGATTTTTATTATTTCCTTGTCTTTCATTGCTACGAGTCATCAACCCACAAatgatggttatggttatgaTCATGTTGGATAACCATCAATCCCCTGCAAATGATTCATCACAAGGAAACACACTTTTCGCTTCCGAGGAAGGGTTACTTGCTTATCATTTCATCGAGCTCAAGAATTTGCCACCTCTGTATGGCTTCAACAACCCAACCATCAATTCTATAGAAATCACCAtctcaaaaatatttattacaTCTCTCTTTCCACAAATTTCAGTCAGCTTTATAAACACCTGTTGTCAATTATTCATATCAGATATGCTCAACTCCAGCATCCCAGAATGCATAATATGTGATACAGGTTAGGGTCATTCCAGTGGGGTATTAGACTAGTTGATCTACGAGGCAAAAGCACCAGACAAGAATGACTATTACTTAGATTTGGCTTGGCTTGCCATACAGTAAAAAAGAGTGCTTTCCATTACAAATAAAGCTTCAGCACCTATCTGTGTATGATGCTACTTCCATCCCTGACCATATGATACCACCCCTTCAAAAGTTGGCCATCCAATTCAGGTGACTAAGCTGGGGCTGCTGATAGGCCCCGATCTGGGGTCCAGGAGGTGCCACTCCAACTCCAACTCCAACGCTCGCACCCAGGGCTGATGGGACCTGCTGGTGCACCATTTGATGGGGACTCGCGACGGAGGCCGGCTGTGGTGGATGGTACAAGCCTGGATATTGAACATTAGATGACTGTGCTGCGGCATTGAACGAAGCATGACCAGCATGGGTTGGCATGTAAACTGCATGTGGTGCTTGCCCAGATAAATTATAATATGGTGCAGATTGCAAGCTCGAAAGCTCTTGTGGCGTCTGAATCCAGATATCAGATGTCTCTGCCTGGAACATAATAGGAAACCAAAACATATTATATTATGGATCAAGTCGATCACAGTTTGGGGGGGAAAGAAAGCACGAAATTTTGTATCAAGAAGCTTAAAGATCTGTTCCAGTATGTTTCATCCATAGACATCCATGATATCAAACAATCATAGAAAtgtagcatcatcatcaaacaaATGAGCATAAACATGCAACCATCAAAGTGTAAAACTGCCTCGATTCACCTGATTGGCCAAGAAGTAGTTGTTTTCGATTCATTTTCAACCATAAATGAAATGCTGAGGATTAGATCATACCTGGGGTGTTGGAACATAGAGGCTGTTGTCTTTGTATTTTATCCTGCTTACATCTTCAAGGCCAGCAGCACTGCCAATAGTACCAGGAGAATTGATGGTGAATCCAGCAGGATTAGCATAGTTTCCATACCCGGTTGGGCTTCCTACAGGAACAGGTTTATACTGTGAGGTAGCATACTTCATGCTACTGCAGTTACGTGCGAGTTTGCTCCCGGCATCAGAAAATAGTTGTTCCCATTTGATGGATGAGGATATGCAGGGTTGTTTGAATAGTTCGGCATGGCCATTTTGTGGGACATAAACTGGAGAAAATAAGTGACGATATGGCACAAAATTCGGGTAGTGTGAGATGGGAACTTGTGGATACAACTGAGCTACTGGCTGCTGCTGTGGCTGAATTGGTGGTGGCTGCTGAACCATGGCAAAGCTTGAAGAGCTGCTGCTCATTGAATGCGAGTTC
This genomic window contains:
- the LOC103703264 gene encoding uncharacterized protein LOC103703264, with the protein product MSAAVVARKAMCSRSTDMAAPPHPQNKTSRPKKTSSRTYAPSTRSGRSRHPRRRRRTTRPPFSTGWTRGMGKQQQLEKPSLAFHTLIQIHTMEGFCLLLVHMLCICNAMKRARGSGGRFLNTKAAPAAVKNATRSSLLQLSGGGEGSLPGSEILLMRNGTTGATGSPTCYNVTTVSSINGGLFQHQDHHLNFSTNLHPLVGGIIKGGGQRNS